A genomic region of Salinibacter pepae contains the following coding sequences:
- a CDS encoding transporter: MNLSSTRLALALVLPFAVVWLAPSSATGQIAADRPGFGDGTTTVAPGTVQAELGAAAANDDFGTNGELGQLLLRYGVADVLELRGGVGSVALDAPGTEYTGTSVGGKLRLAQSSLSAFSLVSTWTLPTGTGAFESDRVSQTLALAYDGALGEGLGISVNGGTEVPYGGDADPSYLFIPTLSFGVTDRVGAYVGYAGFYSTGLNTNYVEAGLSLLSSPDTQLDVNTGLQLDENRSAFFAGLGLAHRF, translated from the coding sequence ATGAACCTCTCTTCGACCCGCCTTGCTCTCGCTCTTGTCCTCCCGTTCGCCGTTGTATGGCTGGCCCCCTCGTCCGCGACGGGACAGATCGCCGCCGACCGTCCCGGGTTCGGGGACGGCACAACGACGGTCGCCCCCGGCACCGTCCAGGCCGAGCTCGGGGCCGCCGCGGCCAACGACGACTTCGGGACGAACGGCGAGCTCGGGCAGCTTCTGCTCCGGTACGGCGTGGCCGACGTGCTGGAGCTGCGGGGCGGCGTGGGCTCCGTTGCGCTCGACGCCCCCGGCACCGAGTACACCGGCACGAGCGTCGGCGGCAAGCTCCGCCTCGCCCAGTCGTCCCTCTCCGCCTTCAGCCTGGTGAGCACCTGGACCCTCCCGACCGGAACGGGCGCATTTGAGTCCGACCGCGTGTCCCAAACGCTGGCGCTCGCCTACGACGGGGCCCTCGGCGAGGGGCTCGGGATCTCGGTCAACGGCGGGACGGAGGTCCCCTACGGCGGCGACGCGGACCCCTCCTACCTTTTCATCCCGACGCTGAGCTTCGGCGTTACCGACCGTGTGGGCGCGTACGTCGGCTACGCCGGCTTTTACTCCACGGGCCTCAACACAAACTACGTGGAGGCAGGCCTCAGCCTCCTGTCAAGCCCGGACACGCAGCTGGACGTCAATACCGGACTTCAGCTCGACGAGAACCGGAGCGCCTTCTTCGCCGGCCTCGGCCTGGCCCACCGCTTCTAA
- a CDS encoding SLC13 family permease — translation MFVVLGLIAVVLVLFITEVIPIDMTALGVIVAVVLLEPWTGVGPTDGVSGFASPATITVLAMFVLSEGVRRTGVLRRIGNWIVDWAKGSFYRQYGALVGLSGTTAGVINNTPVVAMMIPMAINIARKTKMSPSKLLMPISFASMLGGMLTVIGTSTSILASDVSARLIGHPFSMFEFTALGALVLTTGVGYLMAVGHRLLPERIKPEEDLTDEFEMSGYLTEVVVTEASPLVGVAVRQALTALDLDIDVVQMRRDGEAFAAPLGPKQFRAGDVLLLRTSRDSLVELMQTQKLEPVVHTKITQKDVEIEQEKEVLIEIVLLSDNPIIGETLRSIQFAQRYDALVLALRRSGKLLYDEIDAMPLRGGDTLLVQASAPAVEQFERNRTFVVVQDDEETSFRSEKLPLALGIVGGVVGLAALEVMPILVSALGGVVAMVATGCVRPTEVYEAVDWSVIVLLAGLIPLGMAMERSGTAAYLAHGVTAVSEGIPAVALLLVFYVFTSLVTQLISNNASVILMIPMAVEAAQLTGADPFSFVLAVTFAASGALLTPIGYQTNLMVYGPGGYRFTDFLRMGAPLQVLLAFVTCGGIWLLWGV, via the coding sequence ATGTTCGTCGTGTTGGGGCTCATCGCCGTCGTGCTTGTCCTGTTCATCACGGAGGTCATCCCGATCGACATGACCGCCCTTGGGGTCATCGTGGCGGTGGTGCTGCTGGAGCCGTGGACGGGCGTGGGGCCGACGGATGGCGTGTCGGGCTTCGCGAGCCCGGCCACCATCACGGTGCTGGCGATGTTCGTGCTCAGTGAGGGCGTCCGGCGGACCGGGGTGCTTCGGCGGATCGGGAATTGGATCGTGGACTGGGCGAAGGGGAGCTTCTACAGGCAGTACGGGGCGCTGGTGGGGCTTTCCGGCACCACGGCGGGCGTCATCAACAACACCCCCGTGGTGGCGATGATGATTCCGATGGCGATCAACATTGCACGCAAGACGAAGATGTCGCCGTCGAAGCTGCTGATGCCGATTTCGTTCGCGTCGATGCTGGGGGGAATGCTTACGGTGATTGGGACCTCCACCTCCATCCTGGCGAGCGACGTCAGCGCGCGCCTGATCGGACACCCGTTTTCGATGTTCGAGTTTACGGCGCTGGGGGCGCTCGTGCTGACGACGGGCGTCGGGTACCTGATGGCGGTGGGGCACCGGCTGCTGCCGGAGCGCATCAAGCCGGAAGAGGACCTGACCGACGAGTTTGAGATGAGCGGCTACCTGACCGAGGTCGTGGTGACTGAGGCCTCCCCCCTCGTCGGGGTGGCGGTCCGGCAGGCGCTGACCGCGCTGGACCTGGACATCGACGTCGTGCAGATGCGCCGCGACGGAGAGGCGTTCGCCGCTCCGCTCGGGCCCAAGCAGTTTCGCGCGGGCGACGTGCTTCTGCTGCGAACGAGCCGCGATTCGCTAGTGGAGCTGATGCAAACCCAGAAGCTGGAGCCGGTGGTGCACACGAAGATTACACAGAAGGACGTCGAGATTGAGCAGGAGAAGGAGGTGCTCATCGAGATTGTCCTCTTGTCCGACAACCCGATCATTGGAGAGACGCTCCGCTCCATTCAGTTCGCGCAGCGGTACGACGCCTTGGTGCTGGCCCTGCGGCGCTCTGGAAAGTTGCTCTACGACGAAATTGACGCGATGCCGCTGCGCGGGGGCGACACGCTGCTGGTCCAGGCGTCGGCCCCCGCCGTTGAACAATTCGAGCGGAACCGGACCTTCGTGGTCGTGCAGGACGACGAGGAGACGTCCTTTCGGAGCGAAAAGCTCCCGCTTGCCCTCGGCATCGTGGGAGGGGTAGTCGGGCTTGCGGCGCTGGAGGTGATGCCGATCCTCGTTTCGGCCCTGGGCGGGGTCGTGGCCATGGTGGCCACCGGCTGCGTGCGGCCCACCGAGGTGTACGAAGCGGTGGACTGGAGCGTGATCGTGCTCCTGGCGGGCCTCATTCCGCTGGGGATGGCCATGGAGCGGTCCGGCACCGCGGCATACCTGGCCCACGGGGTGACGGCGGTGTCGGAGGGAATCCCCGCCGTCGCGCTCCTGCTCGTCTTCTACGTCTTCACCAGCCTCGTCACCCAACTCATCAGCAACAATGCCAGCGTCATCCTCATGATTCCGATGGCCGTGGAGGCGGCCCAGCTGACCGGGGCGGACCCGTTCTCGTTCGTCCTGGCCGTCACGTTCGCCGCGAGCGGGGCCCTGCTCACGCCCATCGGCTACCAGACGAACCTGATGGTGTACGGGCCGGGCGGGTACCGCTTTACCGATTTCCTACGGATGGGGGCGCCGCTCCAGGTGCTGCTCGCCTTCGTGACCTGCGGGGGCATCTGGCTGCTGTGGGGCGTGTAG
- a CDS encoding 2-oxo acid dehydrogenase subunit E2 — MDRMRKMTAEHMVRSKATSAHVTSFAEADVTGLVQLREATKEAFLEREGVKLTYTPFFVKAAVEALREHPLLNASVEGDKIVIKHDFHVGIAVAIGNKGLLAPVIRSAGDYNVSGLARKAANVADRARNKELQPDELQGGTFTVTNIGSLGSLMGTPIINQPQVGILATGAIQKRPVVVENDGLGDAISVRHMMYLSLSYDHRIIDGAMGSSFLQRVVTELESFSADADLF; from the coding sequence ATGGACCGGATGCGCAAGATGACCGCCGAGCACATGGTGCGGTCGAAGGCCACGTCCGCCCACGTCACCTCGTTCGCCGAGGCCGACGTGACGGGCCTCGTCCAGCTCCGGGAGGCCACCAAAGAGGCTTTTCTGGAGCGTGAGGGCGTAAAGCTCACCTACACGCCCTTCTTCGTGAAGGCCGCGGTGGAGGCGCTCCGCGAACATCCCCTGCTCAACGCGAGCGTGGAGGGCGACAAGATTGTCATCAAGCACGACTTCCACGTCGGCATCGCCGTGGCCATTGGCAACAAGGGCCTCCTCGCCCCAGTCATTCGCAGCGCGGGGGACTACAACGTGTCGGGGCTGGCCCGCAAGGCGGCAAACGTGGCCGACCGCGCCCGCAACAAGGAGCTCCAGCCCGATGAGCTGCAGGGCGGCACCTTCACGGTCACCAACATCGGCTCACTCGGCTCCCTGATGGGCACGCCCATCATCAACCAGCCGCAAGTGGGCATCCTCGCCACCGGGGCCATTCAGAAGCGGCCGGTCGTCGTGGAAAACGACGGCCTCGGCGACGCCATCTCCGTCCGCCACATGATGTACCTTTCCCTCAGCTACGATCACCGCATCATCGACGGGGCCATGGGGTCCAGCTTCCTGCAGCGCGTCGTGACGGAGCTGGAGTCCTTTTCCGCGGACGCGGACCTGTTCTAA
- a CDS encoding 50S ribosomal protein L25 → MDAPVIEAQPRETGSKAAREIRNNDRVPCVLYGRTVESTPLQIPIAALNKLIYRRSAPVAEVEMNGDTWNCILKDYDLHPLTDRPLHADFQALEEGDEVTLTVPLNYTGIPVGQQNGGDTQQIARELTISVLPENIPAQIEVDIGELVIGDSLHVYDLETDYEIKTSRDQTLVTVVAPQIETAPTTEAEEEEGELTEEEIAEEGEAVDTEEGEPAEGEEAAGEGGADEEYQ, encoded by the coding sequence ATGGACGCCCCCGTCATCGAAGCCCAGCCGCGCGAGACCGGCTCGAAGGCCGCCCGCGAAATCCGCAACAACGACCGCGTCCCGTGCGTGCTGTACGGGCGCACCGTGGAGTCGACCCCGCTGCAGATTCCGATCGCCGCCCTCAACAAGCTGATCTACCGGCGCTCGGCCCCGGTGGCTGAGGTCGAGATGAACGGGGACACGTGGAACTGCATCCTGAAGGACTACGACCTGCACCCGCTCACGGACCGGCCCCTGCACGCCGACTTTCAGGCGCTCGAAGAGGGCGACGAGGTTACGCTGACGGTGCCGCTGAACTACACCGGGATTCCGGTGGGCCAGCAGAACGGCGGCGACACGCAGCAGATCGCCCGTGAGCTCACGATCTCGGTGCTGCCCGAAAACATTCCCGCCCAGATCGAGGTCGACATCGGCGAGCTCGTCATCGGCGACTCGCTGCACGTCTACGACCTCGAGACCGACTACGAGATCAAAACGTCGAGGGACCAGACGCTCGTCACGGTGGTGGCGCCGCAGATCGAGACCGCCCCCACGACCGAGGCCGAAGAGGAAGAGGGGGAGCTCACAGAGGAGGAGATTGCCGAAGAGGGCGAGGCCGTCGACACGGAAGAGGGCGAGCCCGCCGAGGGCGAGGAGGCAGCCGGCGAGGGCGGCGCGGACGAGGAGTATCAGTAA
- the pth gene encoding aminoacyl-tRNA hydrolase: MSTPSLLAIGLGNPGAEYEDTRHNVGHQVIDGLSGRLDISLQHQSDALVGWGRYVDQKIGLAVPLTYMNRSGDAVAGLRDHYDLPIDRLLVIVDDLHLPVGTIRLRPSGSSGGHNGLAHVAQRLGTTEFSRLRVGIGDDFPDGRQSDYVLSPFTDEQRPAARSAREDAEDAVLTMARDDIDAAMNRFN; the protein is encoded by the coding sequence ATGTCCACCCCCTCCCTGCTCGCCATTGGCCTCGGCAACCCGGGCGCCGAGTACGAAGACACGCGCCACAACGTCGGCCATCAGGTCATCGACGGGCTCTCCGGACGCCTCGACATCTCGCTCCAGCACCAGTCCGACGCGCTCGTCGGCTGGGGGCGGTACGTCGATCAGAAGATCGGGCTGGCCGTGCCGCTCACCTACATGAACCGGAGCGGCGACGCCGTCGCGGGCCTTCGGGACCACTACGACCTTCCAATCGACCGGCTGCTCGTCATCGTCGACGACCTGCACCTTCCCGTCGGCACCATTCGGCTCCGCCCGTCGGGCAGCAGCGGGGGGCACAACGGCCTCGCCCACGTGGCCCAGCGGCTCGGCACCACCGAATTCTCCCGCCTCCGCGTCGGCATCGGTGACGACTTTCCCGACGGCCGCCAGTCCGACTACGTCCTCTCCCCCTTCACCGACGAGCAGCGGCCGGCGGCCCGGTCGGCCCGTGAGGACGCCGAGGACGCCGTCCTCACGATGGCCCGGGACGACATCGACGCGGCGATGAACCGCTTCAACTGA
- a CDS encoding sodium-translocating pyrophosphatase: MTPTNQIVGRFWRMWKIGGRGKKRWQKTEESGLAVAFFVASKDPKEPSHSAELPTPLSRGRCASAPVTGLLIQKPVFPSRLRTDHSLSSVVKQLVVANAPLVAGIASLLALAFAFYLVRYILRQDAGNERVQELSRDIQAGAKTFMTREFRYLAIFAVVVAVVLYSMPETGLPTTIGFLVGTVASGLAGWIGMWIATKSNGRTAHAAQTSFAKALNIAYSGGSTMGFSVVGLGLLGLAVIYALFPEHSHAWLGYAFGSSCVALFLRVGGGIYTKSADVGADVVGKVEAGIPEDDPRNPGVIADNVGDNVGDVAGMGSDLYESYVSAVAATMFLGAEVDFAAAFPNLGFEDLGLMIAFLFGVLGIVSSIIGYFFVNAGEGTDVSYEQQAANARSALNRGTTVANVLTSLLALGLIFWLVPAGESAAAVIDDATASMDVRWALFLTILSGLITGVVIGKATEYYTSEYAPVKQIAESAETGAATTIIEGLGTGMLSTVVPALAVSVATLLAYYLGGLFGIALAALGMLLTLGVVLSTDAYGPITDNAQGISEMANLGQDVRERCEALDSAGNTTAAIGKGFAIGSAALAALAWLATYFSEAAAQNLLSLEAGVNLMNPAVLVGLLLGAMLTFYLSSVGIHAISRGGAAVVNEVRRQFDEIDGVRSGDTKPDYARCVDITTGAALREMMLPGVVVLVAPVVVGALPGLGVEALAGLLAGVLMSGFLTAIFMSNAGGAWDNAKKYIESGVHGGKGGEAHKASVVGDTVGDPLKDTAGPSLNVLIKLMGKVAVIFLPLFAYLLG; encoded by the coding sequence ATGACGCCCACGAATCAAATAGTGGGACGGTTCTGGCGCATGTGGAAAATCGGAGGGCGCGGCAAGAAACGATGGCAAAAAACGGAAGAATCAGGGCTGGCGGTTGCGTTCTTCGTCGCCAGCAAAGATCCTAAAGAACCTTCGCACAGCGCAGAATTGCCAACGCCTTTGAGCCGGGGCCGCTGCGCCTCCGCGCCCGTCACGGGGCTTCTAATCCAGAAGCCCGTCTTTCCGTCTCGTTTGAGAACCGATCACAGTCTCTCTTCTGTCGTGAAGCAGCTTGTCGTCGCCAACGCCCCGCTCGTTGCGGGCATCGCCTCGCTCCTTGCGCTCGCCTTCGCCTTTTACCTCGTCCGGTACATCCTCCGCCAGGACGCCGGCAACGAGCGCGTGCAGGAATTGTCCCGAGACATTCAGGCCGGGGCGAAAACGTTCATGACCCGTGAGTTCCGGTACCTCGCCATCTTCGCCGTCGTCGTGGCGGTCGTGTTGTACTCCATGCCGGAGACCGGGCTTCCGACGACCATCGGGTTTCTCGTCGGGACGGTGGCCTCGGGGCTGGCCGGCTGGATCGGCATGTGGATCGCGACCAAGTCCAACGGGCGCACGGCCCACGCCGCGCAGACCAGCTTCGCCAAGGCGCTGAACATCGCCTACTCGGGCGGCTCCACGATGGGCTTCTCGGTGGTGGGGCTCGGGCTGCTGGGCCTGGCCGTCATCTACGCCCTGTTTCCGGAGCACAGTCACGCCTGGCTCGGCTACGCCTTCGGGTCCTCCTGCGTGGCGCTGTTTCTGCGGGTGGGGGGCGGCATCTACACCAAGTCCGCCGACGTGGGGGCCGACGTGGTGGGGAAGGTGGAGGCCGGCATTCCGGAAGACGACCCCCGCAACCCCGGCGTCATCGCCGACAACGTGGGCGACAACGTGGGCGACGTGGCCGGCATGGGCTCGGACCTCTACGAGTCGTACGTCTCGGCGGTGGCGGCGACCATGTTCCTCGGCGCGGAGGTGGACTTCGCGGCGGCCTTTCCCAACCTCGGGTTCGAGGACCTGGGGCTCATGATTGCCTTCCTCTTCGGGGTGCTCGGCATCGTGTCGTCCATCATCGGGTACTTCTTCGTGAACGCGGGGGAGGGGACCGACGTCTCCTACGAGCAGCAGGCGGCCAACGCCCGGTCGGCGCTGAACCGGGGCACCACGGTTGCCAACGTGCTGACGAGCCTCCTGGCCCTGGGGCTTATCTTCTGGCTCGTGCCGGCCGGGGAGTCGGCCGCGGCGGTGATCGACGACGCAACGGCCTCGATGGACGTGCGCTGGGCCCTCTTCCTGACCATCCTGTCCGGCCTCATCACGGGCGTCGTGATCGGGAAGGCGACCGAGTACTACACCTCCGAGTACGCGCCGGTAAAGCAGATTGCGGAGTCGGCCGAGACGGGGGCCGCAACGACCATTATTGAGGGGCTCGGCACCGGCATGTTGAGCACGGTGGTGCCCGCCCTGGCGGTGTCCGTCGCGACCCTGCTGGCGTACTACCTGGGCGGCCTCTTCGGCATCGCGCTGGCTGCGCTCGGCATGCTGCTCACGCTCGGCGTGGTGCTGTCGACCGACGCCTACGGGCCGATCACCGACAACGCGCAGGGCATCTCCGAGATGGCCAACCTCGGCCAGGACGTGCGGGAGCGCTGTGAGGCGCTCGACTCGGCCGGCAACACGACCGCCGCGATCGGGAAGGGCTTCGCCATCGGCTCCGCGGCGCTGGCGGCGCTCGCGTGGCTGGCGACCTACTTCTCGGAGGCGGCGGCGCAGAACCTGCTGTCGCTGGAGGCGGGCGTCAACCTCATGAACCCCGCCGTCCTGGTGGGCCTGCTGCTGGGCGCCATGCTGACGTTCTACCTCTCCTCGGTCGGCATCCACGCCATCAGCCGCGGCGGGGCGGCCGTCGTCAACGAGGTGCGGCGCCAGTTCGACGAGATCGACGGCGTGCGCAGCGGGGACACGAAGCCGGACTACGCCCGGTGCGTGGACATCACGACGGGCGCGGCGCTGCGCGAGATGATGCTGCCCGGCGTCGTGGTGCTGGTGGCGCCGGTCGTGGTGGGCGCCCTGCCGGGCCTCGGGGTCGAGGCGCTGGCGGGCCTGCTCGCCGGCGTGCTGATGAGCGGCTTCCTGACGGCCATCTTCATGTCGAACGCCGGGGGCGCCTGGGACAACGCCAAGAAGTACATCGAGTCCGGCGTGCACGGCGGCAAGGGGGGCGAGGCGCACAAGGCCTCCGTGGTGGGCGACACCGTGGGCGACCCGCTGAAGGACACGGCAGGGCCCTCGCTCAACGTGCTCATCAAGCTGATGGGCAAGGTGGCGGTCATCTTCCTGCCCCTCTTCGCCTACCTGCTGGGCTAG
- a CDS encoding biotin/lipoyl-containing protein produces the protein MAQVDVEMPKMGESITEGTVIAWHKQPGDEVEQDEILLEIGTDKVDTEVPSPKGGVLTETLVEEGDTVEVGTIIATLDTEAAAAEVDADEAPPAEAPADDDAAADEAADNASDADAEEDADEEATPPETDSEEAASPAPSGDEVEVVMPKMGESITEGTVVAWYKDIGEAVAIDETILEIGTDKVDTEVPSPAEGVLTEKLVEEGETVEVGTVVALLASEAEAGSVEPPASDEPDATQETAPEADEAELPSTPPSGDGAVPDADEPQRAPEETITRRGDDGRFYSPLVRSIAKEEGLRMSELESLDGSGRGGRVTKEDVLAYLDEREQAPAATTRSAKARATRSCASSTATASRSSPWTGCAR, from the coding sequence ATGGCACAAGTTGACGTTGAAATGCCCAAGATGGGCGAGAGCATTACCGAAGGCACCGTCATTGCCTGGCACAAGCAGCCCGGCGACGAGGTGGAGCAGGACGAGATTCTGCTCGAAATCGGGACCGACAAGGTCGATACGGAAGTGCCCTCCCCCAAGGGCGGCGTGCTGACGGAGACGCTCGTCGAGGAGGGCGACACGGTGGAGGTGGGCACCATCATCGCAACGCTAGACACCGAAGCAGCAGCTGCGGAGGTGGACGCCGACGAGGCCCCCCCCGCCGAGGCCCCGGCCGACGACGACGCGGCCGCGGACGAGGCGGCGGACAACGCCTCCGATGCGGACGCCGAGGAGGATGCGGATGAGGAGGCGACGCCCCCAGAGACGGATTCAGAAGAGGCTGCGTCTCCGGCCCCCTCCGGCGATGAGGTGGAGGTCGTGATGCCCAAGATGGGCGAGAGCATTACCGAGGGCACCGTCGTCGCCTGGTACAAAGACATCGGCGAGGCGGTCGCCATCGACGAGACCATTCTGGAGATTGGCACCGACAAGGTGGACACGGAGGTGCCCTCCCCCGCCGAGGGCGTGCTCACCGAGAAGCTCGTCGAGGAGGGCGAAACCGTCGAGGTGGGCACGGTCGTGGCCCTCCTGGCCTCGGAGGCGGAGGCCGGGTCGGTGGAGCCCCCCGCGTCCGACGAGCCCGACGCCACGCAGGAGACGGCCCCCGAGGCCGACGAGGCGGAGCTGCCCTCTACGCCCCCCTCCGGCGACGGGGCGGTGCCCGACGCCGACGAGCCGCAGCGCGCCCCCGAAGAAACGATTACGCGCCGCGGCGACGACGGGCGCTTCTACTCGCCCCTCGTGCGCTCGATCGCGAAGGAGGAAGGGCTTCGCATGAGCGAACTGGAATCGCTGGACGGCTCCGGCCGGGGCGGTCGCGTGACGAAGGAGGACGTGCTCGCCTACCTCGACGAACGCGAGCAGGCGCCCGCGGCGACTACACGGTCGGCGAAGGCCCGAGCGACGAGGAGCTGCGCCAGCAGTACGGCGACCGCATCGAGGTCCAGCCCATGGACCGGATGCGCAAGATGA
- a CDS encoding mechanosensitive ion channel family protein has product MEQWWTLAVDYLTSPQAVSALKALLKILVGLALGRLAGNGLARLFAEEDAQRAMILRRGALYGIAGLFTASALMELGFDLSVLLGAAGILTVAIGFASQTSASNVISGLFLLGERPFAVGDVIRVNGTTGEVLSVDLLSVKLRTFDNLFVRIPNETMIKSEVTNLRRFPIRRVDLQVGVAYKEDLREVREVLMEVADRNPLCLEEPTPLIIFQGYGDSSINHQFSVWAKTEHFLDLRNSIPVEIKEAFDEHDIEIPFPHRTLYTGSETTPFPVQQAGETDDPSPSAPDPEPT; this is encoded by the coding sequence ATGGAGCAGTGGTGGACCCTCGCCGTCGACTACCTGACGAGCCCGCAGGCCGTAAGCGCCCTCAAGGCCCTGCTAAAAATCCTCGTCGGCCTTGCGCTCGGCCGCCTGGCCGGCAACGGGCTCGCGCGGCTGTTCGCGGAGGAGGACGCCCAGCGGGCCATGATCCTCCGGCGGGGCGCGCTCTACGGCATCGCCGGGCTGTTCACGGCCTCGGCCCTCATGGAGCTTGGGTTCGACCTGAGCGTACTGCTCGGGGCGGCCGGCATCCTGACCGTCGCAATCGGGTTTGCCTCCCAAACGTCGGCCTCCAACGTCATCAGTGGCCTCTTCCTGCTGGGCGAGCGGCCCTTCGCCGTCGGCGACGTGATCCGCGTGAACGGCACCACCGGCGAGGTGCTCTCGGTCGACCTGCTCTCGGTCAAGCTCCGCACCTTCGACAACCTGTTCGTCCGCATCCCGAACGAGACGATGATCAAGTCGGAGGTGACCAACCTGCGCCGGTTTCCCATCCGGCGGGTCGACCTGCAGGTGGGGGTGGCCTACAAAGAAGACCTACGGGAGGTGCGCGAGGTGCTGATGGAGGTGGCGGACCGCAACCCCCTGTGCCTCGAAGAACCGACCCCTCTCATCATTTTTCAGGGCTACGGGGACTCGTCCATCAATCACCAGTTCTCGGTGTGGGCCAAGACCGAACACTTCCTCGACCTCCGCAACAGCATTCCCGTCGAAATCAAGGAAGCCTTCGACGAGCACGATATCGAAATTCCCTTCCCCCACCGCACCCTCTACACCGGCAGCGAGACGACCCCCTTTCCGGTACAGCAGGCGGGCGAAACGGACGACCCGTCCCCCTCCGCCCCGGATCCGGAACCGACCTAA
- a CDS encoding ribose-phosphate diphosphokinase, whose product MRASSNEHRVAIFGGRSNPALANKIAEAYGTTLGDLSIRDFADGEIYVRFEESIRGADLFIIQSTHPKADNWMELLLLIDAAKRASAERVTAVIPYFGYARQERKDQPRVSIAAKLMANMLTSAGVDRILTMELHAAQIQGFFDVPVDHLYGSTVLTDHVRQFDLDDFVVLAPDVGGLKMARAYAQRLGVDLALIDKRRPRQNEARVMNVIGDVEGKDVLIIDDIVDTAGTLTRAAKALKDHGALKIMAACTHGLLSGPAYDRIEDSPLERLMITDTVPLKRPSDCIEVVSVSNLFAKAIRHIYTDRSVSTLFTD is encoded by the coding sequence ATGCGTGCGTCGAGCAATGAACACCGCGTCGCCATCTTCGGGGGCCGCTCCAACCCGGCCCTCGCCAACAAGATTGCCGAAGCCTACGGCACGACCCTCGGGGACCTCAGCATCCGCGACTTTGCGGACGGCGAGATCTACGTGCGGTTCGAGGAGTCCATTCGGGGAGCGGATCTGTTTATCATTCAGAGCACCCATCCGAAGGCGGACAACTGGATGGAGCTGCTCCTCCTGATCGACGCCGCCAAGCGGGCCTCGGCCGAACGCGTCACGGCCGTAATCCCCTACTTTGGCTACGCCCGACAGGAGCGCAAGGACCAGCCGCGCGTCTCCATCGCGGCGAAGCTCATGGCCAACATGCTCACCTCCGCCGGCGTGGATCGCATCCTGACCATGGAGCTTCACGCCGCCCAGATCCAGGGCTTTTTCGACGTCCCGGTGGACCACCTGTACGGCTCCACCGTGCTGACCGACCACGTTCGCCAGTTCGACCTCGACGACTTCGTCGTGCTGGCCCCGGACGTGGGCGGCCTCAAGATGGCCCGCGCTTACGCCCAGCGCCTGGGCGTGGACCTGGCCCTCATCGACAAGCGCCGCCCCCGTCAAAACGAAGCACGGGTGATGAACGTGATCGGGGACGTGGAGGGCAAGGACGTCCTCATCATCGACGACATCGTCGATACGGCCGGCACCCTGACCCGCGCCGCGAAGGCGCTCAAGGACCACGGCGCCCTGAAAATCATGGCGGCCTGCACGCACGGCCTCCTCTCCGGCCCGGCCTACGACCGCATCGAGGACTCCCCCCTTGAGCGACTCATGATCACCGACACGGTGCCCCTCAAGCGCCCGTCCGACTGCATCGAGGTGGTAAGCGTGTCAAACCTGTTCGCCAAGGCCATCCGCCACATTTACACCGACCGGTCGGTCTCCACGCTCTTTACCGACTAG